TGCTGAACATAGCTTCATTGCTCAAAACGATGTAGATCTATTGGCCAAATGGCGTAGAAACCCTGCAGATTGGGGAAAAGAATTAGAACAATTAACCTAAGATCATAATGACAGTTATCGAAAGTACTACGGATATCAACCAAGCCGTAGAGAAAGTCTACGCATTTTTAGCTGATTTGAACAACCATCAGCAATTGATGCCGGAAAATATCTACAACTGGTCATCTACCAATGATGAAGCCAGCTTCACCATTCAGAATATGGCCAAATTGGCGATTAAAATTTCCAGCCGCGTAGAGAATCAGGAATTAATAGCTATTCCTACAGAAAAAGCGCCTTTTGACCTGGAATTGAAATGGACAGTTGCAGATAATGGAAACGGCGGTACTACCGCGAAACATATCATCTCTGCAGATTTGAATATG
This region of Pedobacter steynii genomic DNA includes:
- a CDS encoding SRPBCC family protein, coding for MTVIESTTDINQAVEKVYAFLADLNNHQQLMPENIYNWSSTNDEASFTIQNMAKLAIKISSRVENQELIAIPTEKAPFDLELKWTVADNGNGGTTAKHIISADLNMMMKMLAAGPLQKLANHQTERLAEVLK